Proteins encoded within one genomic window of Ascaphus truei isolate aAscTru1 chromosome 8, aAscTru1.hap1, whole genome shotgun sequence:
- the LOC142500937 gene encoding uncharacterized protein LOC142500937: MWDTIVIGVNACGNHVRDKRNCHKRFDDIRSKLKKKIQHQRVHATGTGGGPTPQRLILSPLEELLRAKLLPVVVEGLPGDRDIGIYPSQFPPVAPEGHVSPETEQVSSPGSASSTHLEEHDEEDFDDDDDDDDDAAAAAIDTQIQASDHEEVPIETVLPPKRPANTTYDAIVASEGKIVEAENRRHSDLMTVLERMIALQEETVSQLAHLHRVFIEVPKQLQKINTSFEALVVQQTQANYWRMTNVPQFNSSQAGSVHAGQFSPHASDIHSPGPNVTGQVADIAVQVPDAILPLPSVQIQQLTPTKEATKRKHKQLLLTSFWSKTTKDTHETDQPSLVQCLPTCSHVSVGTSHVREQSLPKSPVGESLPKSPVGESLPKSPVGESLATSPAREVPEATQSGSVVPKVGGKRKRKIQETTSRPVTRSQKEQKK; this comes from the exons atgtgggacacaatagtcattggtgtcaatgcgtgtgggaatcatgtgagggacaagcggaattgtcacaagagatttgatgatattaggtccaaattgaaaaagaaaatacaacaccaacgcgtgcatgctactggcactggaggtgggcccacaccacaacgtctcatattaagtccattggaggagctgcttcgggcaaaattacttcccgtcgtcgtggaaggcttacctggtgaccgtgatataggaatttacccctcacaatttccaccag ttgcccctgaaggacatgtgtcacctgagactgaacaagtgtcttcacctgggtcagccagctcaacacacctagaag aacatgatgaagaggattttgatgatgatgatgatgatgatgatgatgccgccgccgccgccatagacacacaaatacaagcaagtgaccatgaagaggttccaattgaaactgttttaccgccaaaacgtccagcaaataccacatatgatgcaattgtagcttctgagggaaaaattgtggaagcagaaaatcgtcgccattctgacctgatgacagtgctggaaaggatgattgcactgcaggaagaaacagtttcacaattggcacatctccacagagtcttcattgaagtgcctaaacagttgcaaaaaatcaacacctcattcgaagcattagttgttcagcaaacacaagctaattactggagaatgactaatgtaccacaattcaacagctcacaggcaggatctgttcatgcaggtcagttttcaccacatgcttctgatattcattcaccaggcccaaatgttaccggtcaagtagcagacattgctgtgcaggttcctgacgccatcctaccgctgccatctgtacaaattcagcagctgacacctacaaaggaggccacaaaaagaaaacacaagcagttactactgaccagtttttggtcaaaaacaacaaaagacacacatgaaacagaccaaccatcacttgtgcagtgtctaccaacttgctcacatgtgtcagtgggcacaagccatgtccgtgaacagtcactacccaaaagccctgtaggtgagtcactgcccaaaagccctgtaggtgaatcactgcccaaaagccctgtaggtgagtcactggccacaagccctgcccgtgaagtgccagaggccactcaaagtggctctgttgtgcctaaagttggtggcaaaagaaaaaggaaaattcaagagacaacaagcaggcctgttactcgctcgcaaaaggaacaaaaaaaataa